A window of Peromyscus eremicus chromosome 7, PerEre_H2_v1, whole genome shotgun sequence contains these coding sequences:
- the LOC131914612 gene encoding LOW QUALITY PROTEIN: uncharacterized protein LOC131914612 (The sequence of the model RefSeq protein was modified relative to this genomic sequence to represent the inferred CDS: substituted 2 bases at 2 genomic stop codons), whose protein sequence is MGQTVTTPLSLTTDHWSDVKARGNSEGVIVKKKKWITLCEAEWVMMNVGWPREGSFNLSLISQVEGKVFAPSPNGHPDQAPYIAIWRSLVENPFSWVKPFLPAGPTRRPGGATAAPAAAGVAPAAAVEAAAALAAAIRPLADAKVSPTSRTSDEDKEDEVSSPIAGRLRGHREGPPTESQAFPLREGLNQQLQYWPFSASDLYNWKQHNPPFSRDPVALTNLIESILVTHRPTWDDCQQLLQTLLTVEEKQRVFLEARKQVPGDDGRPTQLPNIIDAAFPLTRPNWDFNTPEGREHLRLYRQLLLAGLRAAARRPTNLAQVRNVIQGKEETPAAFLERLKEAYRMYTPYDPEDPGQAPGIILSFIYQSSSDIRTKLQRLEGLXALGLPDLVKEAEKVFNKRETPEEREEKRWQKQEERDRKQHREIKKVLAAVVSQGQRREGDRPGGRRRPPLDKDQCAYRKEKGHWARECPKKPQGPRRPKPKTADLLSLEDXGGRGQEPPPEPRITLKIGGQPVTFLVDTGAEHSVLTHAGVPLSRHSALVQGATGNRRYYWTTERKVQLASGQVTHSFLYIPECPHPLLGRDLLTKLKAQIYFDEEGPRVTGPRGGPLQILALNLEEEYRLFESEPSKKAPEELQNWLEEFPQAWAETGGLGLAHDQPPLMIPLKASATPVSIRQYPMSREAHEGIKPHIRRLLDQGVLKPCQSPWNTPLLPVKKPGTGDYRPVQDLREVNKRVEDIHPTVPNPYNLLSTLPPTHVWYTVLDLKDAFFCLRLHPKSQLLFAFEWRDPEQGLSGQLTWTRLPQGFKNSPTLFDEALHADLAGFRVEHPTLTVLQYVDDLLLAARSRAECLEGTRALLARLGQKGYRASARKAQICRDKVTYLGYTLTGGQRWLTEARKETILSIPPPRSPRQVREFLGTAGYCRLWIPGFAELAAPLYPLTKPGVMFQWGEKQQEAFQQIKKALLEAPALGLPDLTKPFELFVDENSGFAKGVLVQRLGPWRRPVAYLSKKLDPVAIGWPPCLRMVAAIAVLLKDAGKLTLGQPLTVLASHAVEALVRQPPDRWLSNARMTYYQALLLDSDRVTFGPVVSLNPATLLPLPSPSIEHDCLQILAEAHGTRPDLTDQPLKNPDVVWYTDGSSYLDGGERRAGAAVTTESEVVWASALPPGTSAQRAELIALTQALRMAEGKKLIVYIDSRYAFATAHVHGEIYRRRGLLTSAGKEIKNKKEILNLLKALFLPLQLSIVHCPGHQKDNSKIAKGNRLADLTARTVASQPIGNSQLMAIQDTPEPPPPGREPMPYSPEDHELAKKMGANWDPQRQAYMLGDRMVMPTSHTQYMLQFLHALTHLSETKIKTLIDRENTGTILLNQNRVLRRVASTCPACAQVNAGKAHLAKGAHLRGHCPGVHWEIDFTEIKPGLYGYRYLLVFVDTFSGWIEAFPTKNETANIVTKKLLEEVFPRYGMPQILGSDNGPAFVSQVSQKVAKLLGMDWRLHCAYRPQSSGQVERANRTIKETLTKLTLATGTRDWVLLLPLALYRARNTPGPHGLTPFEILYGAPPPVVKFLHPDISSFATSPTLEAHLQALQLVQKEIWKPLAKAYREQLDKPVVPHPFQIGDFVWVRRHQTTNLEPRWKGPYTVLLTTPTALKVDGIAAWIHASHQGEQHTRWQQQLVAQGPDPLMNNMLLCLRQGSHC, encoded by the exons atgggacagaccgtcaccaccccattaagcctaaccacggaccactggtccgatgttaaggcccgaggaaacagtgaaggtgtcattgttaaaaagaaaaaatggatcaccctctgcgaggccgaatgggtcatgatgaatgttggctggccgcgagagggatcctttaacctctctcttatttcacaggtggagggcaaggtttttgccCCTAGTCCTAATGGACACCCCGACCAGGCCCCATACATtgccatctggagatctctggtcgaaaatccattttcatgggtcaagcctttccttcca GCTGGACCCACTCGGCGACCCGGCGGAGCGACAGCGGCTCCCGCCGCCGCAGGGGTGGCTCCCGCCGCCGCGGTGGAGGCGGCGGCCGCATTAGCGGCCGCCATCAGGCCGTTGGCAGATGCTAAGGTTTCTCCAACCAGCAGGACctcagatgaagacaaggaagatgaggtGTCATCCCCCATTGCCGGCCGCCTCCGCGGCCACCGGGAGGGACCCCCTACTGAGTCCCAAGCTTTCCCACTCAGAGAAGGGCTGAACCAACAACTACAATACTGGCCCTTCTCTGCTTCAGACCTTTATAACTGGAAACAACATAACCCCCCTTTTTCCAGGGACCCCGTTGCTTTAACTAACCTAATTGAATCCATCCTAGTGACTCACAGGCCAACTTGGGACgattgtcagcagctcctgcagaccctcttgacagtggaggaaaagcagagagttttcctggaggcccggaaaCAGGTTCCGGGCGATGACGGGAGGCCCACCCAACTCCCGAACATCATCGATGCGGCTTTTCCCTTGACTCGCCCTAACTGGGATTTCAAtacgcctgaaggtagggagcatctacgcctctatcgccagttgctcttagcgggtctccgagcggccgctagaaggcctactAATTTGGCTCAGGTTAGAAATgtaatacagggaaaggaagagacacccgctgcatttctagaaagattgaaggaagcttataggatgtatactccgtatgatccggaagacccaggtcaggctccaggtattatcctatcatttatctatcagtctagcTCAGATATCAGAACTaaattgcagcggttggagggtCTATAGgcgttagggttgccagacctagtgaaggaagcagagaaagtatttaataagagagaaactcctgaagagcgagaggaaaagagatggcagaaacaagaggaaagggataggaaacagcatagagagataaagaaagtTTTGGCCGCCGTTGTATCCcagggacagcggagagagggagataggCCGGGAGgacgaaggaggccacccctagataaagatcaatgtgcttaccgcaaggagaagggacactgggcccgggaatgtcccaagaagccacaaggaccccgccggcccaagcccaagactgcggacctccttagtctggaggactaggggggtcgaggccaggagcccccccctgagcctaggataaccctcaagatcggggggcagcccgtgaccttcctggttgatactggtgccgaacattcagtcctaacccATGCCGGAGTGCCCcttagccggcattctgcactggtaCAAGGGGCAACTGGAAACAGGAGATATTACTGGACTACCGAGAGAAAAGttcaactggcttcagggcaagtaaccCATTCCTTTCTGtacatacctgaatgcccccatccgctgttaggacgggatCTATTAACCAAGCTAAAAGcacaaatctattttgatgaagaGGGACCAAGGGTCACGGGTCCTAGAGGGGGCCCTCTACAAATCCTGGCCCTCAATCTAGAAGAAGAAtaccgtttgtttgagtcagaacccTCGAAAAAGGCCCCTGAGGAATTACAGAACTGGTTAGAAGAGTTTCCTCAAGCCTGGGCAGAGACGGGGGGTCTGGGGTTGGCACACGAtcagccaccgctgatgatcCCATTAAAGGCCTCCGCGACTCCCGTCTCAATTAGACAatacccaatgtcacgggaagcCCATGAGGGAATTAAACCCCATATCCGGAGGCTCCTGGACCAAGGGGTACTAAAGCCCTGTCAGTCCCCATGGAATACCCCTCTCTTGCCCGTAAAGAaaccggggacaggggactacaggCCAGTCCAGGATTTGAGAGAGGTCAATAAGCGGGTGGAGGACATACACCCCACGGTGCCCAACCCTTACAACCTCCTGAGTACCCTCCCACCGACGCACGTCTGGTACACGGTATTAGACCtgaaagatgccttcttctgcttgAGACTGCACCCTAAAAGCCAACTACTGTTTGCCTTTGAATGGAGAGACCCAGAACAGGGACTCTCGGGACAGCTGACCTGGACACGGCTCCCTCAAGGCTTCAAaaatagcccaaccctctttGATGAGGCCCTGCATGCAGATCTGGCCGGGTTCCGGGTCGAGCATCCAACCCTGACCGTGCTCCAGTACGTAGACGACTTACTTCTGGCCGCCAGGAGTCGGGCCGAGTGCCTAGAGGGCACTCGGGCTTTACTGGCCAGGCTTGGACAGAAGGGCTACAGGGCCTCGGCCAGAAAGGCACAAATTTGCCGAGACAAGGTCACGTACCTGGGCTATACCCTGACTGGGGGACAGAGATGGCTGACGGAGGCCAGGAAAGAGACAATACTCTCCATTCCCCCTCCTCGCAGCCCCCGCCAGGTTCGGGAATTCCTGGGTACGGCTGGGTACTGTCGCTTATGGATCCCCGGGTTCGCTGAATTGGCCGCCCCCCTATATCCCCTCACAAAACCAGGGGTAATGTTCCAATGgggagagaagcagcaggaagcattccaacagatcaagaaggccttacttgaggccccggctCTGGGTTTGCCAGATCTTACCAAGCCGTTTGAACTGTTTGTAGATGAGAACTCGGGCTTTGCTAAAGGGGTGCTGGTGCAAAGACTGGGACCCTGGAGGAGACCTGTGGCATACTTGTCCAAGAAATTGGACCCTGTGGCCATAggatggcctccctgcctccgcatggtggcagccattgcaGTTCTACTCAAGGATGCCGGGAAACTGACCCTGGGTCAGCCCCTGACTGTACTGGCCTCCCATGCCGTGGAGGCCTTGGTCCGACAACCACCAGACAGATGGCTTTCCAACGCCCGAATGACTTACTACCAGGCCTTACTCTTGGACTCAGACCGGGTCACGTTCGGACCCGTTGTctcccttaaccctgccaccttgctgccGCTGCCTAGCCCATCCATAGAGCATGATTGCCTCCAGATTTTAGCCGAGGCGCATGGCACTCGCCCTGACCTAACAGATCAGCCGCTCAAGAACCCAGATGTcgtctggtacacagatgggagcagctACCTGGACGGAGGAGAACGCAGGGCCGGGGCAGCTGTTACCACCGAGTCCGAAGTGGTATGGGCCTCGGCCCTCCCGCCTGGGACTTCGGCTCAGCGGGCGGAACTGATCGCCCTCACCCAGGCCCTTcggatggcagaaggtaagaaaCTCATCGTGTATATAGATAGCAGATACGCCTTCGCCACTGCACATGTCCATGGTGAAATCTACAGACGGAGGGGTCTGCTGACATCTGCGGGTAAGGAGatcaagaataaaaaagaaatcctgaACCTCTTGAAGGCCCTGTTTCTCCCGCTCCAGCTCAGCATTGTCCACTGCCCGGGGCACCAAAAAGACAACTCCAAGATAGCCAAGGGGAACCGGCTGGCGGATTTGACTGCCCGGACAGTGGCATCCCAGCCAATAGGGAATAGCCAGTTAATGGCTATACAGGACACTCCAGAGCCTCCTCCGCCCGGGAGAGAGCCCATGCCATACAGCCccgaagaccatgagctagcaaagaaaatgggggcgaaCTGGGACCCACAGAGGCAAGCCTACATGCTGGGGGACCGAATGGTTATGCCTACTTCCCACACCCAGTATATGTTACAATTCCTCCATGCCTTAACTCATCTGagtgagacaaaaataaagaccctgatagacagagaaaacaccggAACAATTCTGCTAAACCAGAATCGGGTGCTCCGACGGGTGGCCTCTACCTGCCCCGCATGTGCCCAGGTCAACGCAGGTAAAGCACATCTAGCCAAAGGAGCCCATTTGAGGGGCCACTGTCCCGGTGTACACTGGGAGATagactttacagaaataaaacccggactctatgggtaccggtacctcctggtctttgtggacaccttttcaggttggattgaggcatttccaaccaagaatgagaCGGCTAATATAGtcacaaagaaactgttggaggAAGTCTTCCcaaggtatgggatgcctcagaTATTGGGGTCAGACAATGGGCCTGCCTTCGTCTCCCAGGTAAGTCAGAAGGTGGCCAAACTGTTGGGGATGGACTGGAGACTCCATTGCgcataccgcccccagagttcaggacaggtagagcgagctaataggacaatcaaggagactttaaccaaattaacgcttgcaactggcactagagattgggtgctcctactccccttggctctttaccgagcccggaatactcctgggccgcacggcctaaccccttttgaaattctatatggggccccacctccagtcgtgaaatttctccatcctgatatctcatcttttgccaccagccccactctggaggcacatctacaggccctccagctggtgcagaaggagatttggaaacccttggctaaagcctaccgagagcagctggacaagccggtggtcccccaccctttccagattggggacttCGTTTGGGTTCGGCGCCACCAGACTACGAATCTAGAGCcacggtggaaggggccctacactgtcttgctgaccacccccactgcactcaaggtcgacgggattgctgcatggatccacgcctctcat